One window of Luteolibacter arcticus genomic DNA carries:
- a CDS encoding M15 family metallopeptidase, giving the protein MNADRIKAIQSKVGTTVDGFWGPKSIFACQLYLQRLMDSSSNRWPGTDQASLTRFYGAAGDESRLVMIGLPGCTRYDGVPVTRTRVNGRCAESLERVLDALARTHAEVLGEFAGVFNHRPMRGGTTPSLHARGAAIDLAPDTNGNRMHWPLAADMAFEVMEAFAREGWLSAGGFWGRDAMHFQATR; this is encoded by the coding sequence ATGAATGCGGACCGGATCAAGGCGATTCAATCGAAGGTGGGGACGACGGTGGATGGGTTCTGGGGGCCGAAGTCGATCTTCGCTTGCCAGCTTTACTTGCAGCGACTGATGGACTCGTCGTCTAACAGATGGCCGGGGACGGATCAGGCGTCGCTGACGCGCTTCTATGGGGCGGCGGGGGATGAGTCGCGGCTGGTGATGATCGGGCTGCCGGGGTGCACGCGATACGATGGGGTGCCGGTGACGCGGACGCGGGTGAATGGGCGTTGTGCGGAGAGTCTGGAGCGGGTGCTGGATGCGCTGGCGCGGACGCATGCGGAGGTGCTGGGGGAGTTCGCGGGGGTCTTCAATCACCGGCCTATGCGTGGGGGGACGACGCCATCGCTGCATGCGCGCGGGGCGGCGATCGATCTGGCGCCGGATACGAATGGGAACCGGATGCATTGGCCGCTGGCGGCGGACATGGCGTTCGAGGTGATGGAGGCGTTTGCGCGGGAGGGCTGGCTGAGTGCGGGGGGCTTCTGGGGGCGGGATGCGATGCACTTCCAGGCGACGCGGTGA